From the Acaryochloris thomasi RCC1774 genome, one window contains:
- the thiS gene encoding sulfur carrier protein ThiS, whose translation MSNSGISVQVNGAAHTCPACTLLPELLVQLHLNPRLIAIEYNGEILHRQFWEKTPINEGDRLEIVTIVGGG comes from the coding sequence GTGAGCAATTCAGGCATCTCAGTCCAGGTCAACGGGGCAGCGCATACCTGCCCTGCCTGTACACTGTTGCCGGAACTGCTGGTGCAGCTCCATCTCAATCCCCGACTGATTGCGATTGAATACAATGGCGAAATTCTGCACCGACAATTTTGGGAGAAGACGCCCATCAATGAGGGGGATCGCCTAGAGATCGTCACGATTGTGGGAGGGGGGTAG
- a CDS encoding DUF1517 domain-containing protein — MNKKFSSILRIFSRGVFAALLIGTLVVSTADSALAARTGGRMGGGSFRRSVPSRSYRAPARRSPGGGYGGGYSRGYGRGGGLGFPFLIPFFGIGGGFGSLFSVLIVIAIANFLINSFRNIGGGGSDGYSSPQSVTNPPVTISQVQVGLLAEARGLQPELDRIAQSANTGSSAGLAKLLQETTLALLRNPEYWAYATAESDQTRLATAEAAFNNLALTERSKFQAETLSNVRSELQQKEQTDALVKSESNAPSEYIVVTLLVASQGKLTLPQLKSEADLRQALNKLGAVSSEELIALEALWTPQASGDTLTSDDLVSAYPDLKLL; from the coding sequence ATGAATAAGAAATTTTCTTCAATCCTTAGAATCTTCTCCCGTGGCGTCTTTGCCGCACTTTTAATCGGAACGCTAGTGGTCAGCACTGCAGATAGTGCCTTGGCCGCTCGCACCGGAGGCCGCATGGGGGGCGGTAGTTTCCGGCGCTCGGTACCGTCCCGCAGCTATCGCGCTCCGGCCCGCAGAAGTCCCGGTGGCGGCTACGGCGGTGGATATTCCCGTGGCTATGGTCGCGGGGGTGGGCTTGGCTTTCCGTTTCTGATTCCATTTTTCGGCATCGGTGGCGGGTTTGGAAGTTTGTTCTCGGTTTTAATCGTCATTGCGATCGCAAACTTCTTAATCAACAGTTTCCGCAACATTGGTGGCGGCGGGTCGGACGGCTACAGCAGCCCGCAGAGCGTTACCAACCCTCCCGTTACCATCAGCCAAGTGCAGGTGGGCCTACTTGCAGAAGCCCGTGGTCTGCAGCCAGAACTCGACCGGATCGCGCAATCAGCCAACACTGGTTCTAGTGCCGGTCTCGCAAAACTTCTGCAGGAAACGACCTTAGCCTTACTGCGGAACCCAGAGTACTGGGCCTACGCCACTGCTGAATCTGATCAAACTCGCTTAGCCACTGCAGAAGCCGCCTTCAACAACTTGGCGTTGACGGAGCGCAGTAAGTTTCAAGCCGAGACGCTATCGAACGTCAGATCTGAGCTACAGCAAAAGGAACAGACTGACGCTCTGGTTAAATCTGAGTCCAATGCCCCCAGCGAGTACATTGTGGTTACGCTGCTCGTTGCTTCTCAGGGTAAGCTGACACTACCGCAACTCAAATCAGAAGCCGATCTACGTCAGGCATTGAATAAACTGGGAGCCGTTTCCAGCGAGGAACTCATTGCTCTAGAAGCCCTCTGGACACCCCAGGCATCAGGAGACACGCTCACTTCAGATGATTTAGTCTCTGCTTACCCAGACTTAAAACTGCTGTAG
- a CDS encoding hydroxysqualene dehydroxylase → MTASPQKRIVVVGAGWAGLGAAYHLTQQGYDVTLLEAGEHPGGLVAGWETAGGRAVEAGIHGFWYPYKNIFGLVDHLGLRPFTPWTQSSQYSPEGLEAVSPIFQDQPRLPMPLGTFAYPKFPRLPLVDRLSAFPLIHAVVDFDNSDEAWRRYDGMTARELFKQYGVSARLYKDAFEAMLLVGLFAPGEQCSAAAALGMLYYFILAHQPDFDVVWCRGTVGEMIFRPWCDRISKAGGKILTQRRVTDLRLDESGQPNAVICGDEVFEADAVIFSVGISGMQSIVRGSSALQQQAKFRDVMNLGSVDVLATRLWFDRRVRVPQPSNAGFGFHATTGWTFFDLNVLHDAYRDEAGSVIEVDFYHANQFLAMSDDAIVEMVQKDLTTCVPGFGAAKVIDHSVIRLPRAVTHFAPGSYQYLLPAQTEFNNVYLSGDWIVNRHGSWSQEKAYVTGLEAANLICDRFGQGQKAEIIPVEADEPHIQFARSINKTIRGFQKVLTPNFWLP, encoded by the coding sequence ATGACTGCATCACCACAAAAACGAATCGTCGTTGTCGGCGCGGGTTGGGCCGGACTCGGCGCAGCCTATCACCTGACTCAGCAAGGCTATGACGTGACGCTTTTAGAAGCTGGAGAACATCCCGGTGGACTGGTGGCAGGCTGGGAGACAGCAGGGGGTCGAGCCGTCGAAGCAGGCATCCACGGATTTTGGTACCCCTATAAAAATATCTTTGGCCTAGTGGATCACTTAGGACTGCGGCCCTTCACCCCCTGGACCCAATCCTCGCAATATTCCCCCGAGGGGCTGGAGGCAGTGTCTCCTATTTTTCAGGACCAGCCTCGGTTACCAATGCCGCTGGGAACCTTTGCCTACCCCAAGTTTCCGCGCTTGCCTCTGGTGGATAGGCTATCGGCTTTTCCGCTCATTCATGCAGTGGTTGACTTCGACAATTCCGATGAGGCTTGGCGACGCTATGACGGCATGACGGCCCGTGAGCTGTTTAAGCAATATGGGGTTTCCGCCAGACTCTACAAGGATGCCTTTGAGGCGATGTTGCTGGTGGGTCTATTTGCCCCCGGCGAGCAGTGTTCGGCAGCGGCAGCGCTGGGAATGCTCTACTACTTTATCTTGGCCCACCAGCCTGATTTTGACGTGGTCTGGTGTCGCGGCACGGTGGGGGAAATGATCTTTCGGCCCTGGTGCGATCGCATCTCCAAAGCGGGTGGCAAAATTCTCACCCAGCGTCGGGTCACGGACCTTCGACTAGATGAATCCGGTCAGCCAAATGCTGTCATCTGTGGCGATGAAGTCTTTGAAGCCGACGCCGTAATCTTCTCCGTCGGCATCTCTGGGATGCAAAGTATCGTACGCGGAAGTTCAGCGCTGCAGCAGCAGGCCAAGTTCCGGGACGTGATGAATCTGGGATCCGTAGATGTCTTAGCAACGCGACTGTGGTTTGATCGTCGCGTGCGCGTGCCGCAGCCTTCAAATGCTGGATTTGGGTTCCATGCAACGACGGGCTGGACGTTCTTCGATCTGAATGTACTGCACGATGCCTATCGAGATGAAGCAGGGTCAGTAATTGAGGTAGATTTCTATCACGCTAATCAATTTTTAGCGATGAGCGATGATGCAATCGTAGAGATGGTGCAAAAGGATCTGACTACCTGCGTTCCGGGATTTGGCGCAGCGAAGGTGATTGATCACAGCGTCATTCGACTGCCCCGAGCGGTGACCCATTTTGCCCCCGGCAGCTATCAATATTTGCTCCCGGCTCAAACAGAGTTTAATAACGTATATCTTAGCGGCGACTGGATCGTGAATCGGCACGGGTCTTGGTCGCAGGAAAAAGCCTATGTGACGGGGCTTGAGGCGGCTAATTTGATTTGCGATCGCTTTGGGCAGGGCCAAAAAGCTGAGATTATCCCAGTGGAAGCCGATGAGCCACATATTCAGTTTGCGCGATCCATCAACAAAACGATTCGTGGTTTTCAAAAAGTGCTCACACCTAATTTCTGGTTACCTTAG
- a CDS encoding DUF4160 domain-containing protein translates to MPTLFRAGPYRFFCYAGDRDEPPHVHVERDDNEIKFWLKPIRLQKNKGFNTIEINRIQKLVEENQRQLLEAWNDFFDIGDT, encoded by the coding sequence GTGCCTACCCTATTTCGTGCTGGCCCCTATCGTTTCTTCTGTTATGCTGGCGATCGTGATGAACCGCCCCACGTTCACGTAGAACGCGACGATAACGAAATCAAGTTTTGGCTGAAGCCAATCCGCCTGCAAAAGAACAAAGGTTTCAACACTATAGAAATCAATCGAATTCAGAAATTAGTTGAAGAAAATCAAAGGCAACTTCTGGAGGCATGGAATGACTTCTTTGATATTGGAGACACTTGA
- a CDS encoding DUF2442 domain-containing protein, whose amino-acid sequence MTSLILETLDIPEAQQVTITDDSLTVDLADGRTISVPLAWYPRLLKGSSDERNNWRLTGSREGIHWPDLDEDVSVKNILLGQPSGESQKSLQRWLESRKRRISQNH is encoded by the coding sequence ATGACTTCTTTGATATTGGAGACACTTGATATCCCAGAGGCACAACAAGTTACCATCACGGATGACTCTTTGACGGTTGATTTGGCAGATGGTCGCACTATTTCTGTACCCCTCGCCTGGTATCCCCGACTATTAAAAGGTTCATCAGACGAACGTAATAACTGGCGACTGACGGGTAGTCGGGAAGGGATTCACTGGCCTGACCTCGACGAAGATGTCAGCGTCAAAAATATTCTTTTGGGACAGCCTTCGGGCGAAAGTCAAAAATCACTTCAACGGTGGCTAGAATCACGCAAAAGGCGAATTTCTCAAAACCATTGA
- a CDS encoding fatty acid desaturase: MTSNLTSKPVLEREILPFTLQDVRSAIPEHCFESNAGRSLAYFFLDIGIITFLYWLAATLNSAWFFPLFWFMQGTMFWALFVVGHDCGHRSFSKYRWLNDLVGHLSHTPILVPFHGWRISHRTHHANTGNVDTDESWHPTLESQYDEMSGAGKFIRFYLFLLAYPIYLFRRSPGKTGSHFLPSSDLFRPSEKWDVITSTVCWGLMVTLLVGLGIKFGLVWLLTYYVMPYLVFVVWLDLVTYLHHTVEDMPWYRGNDWYFLKGALSTIDQDYGFFNPIHHNIGTHVAHHVFLSIPHYHLLEATEAIKPVLGEHYRVAKEPIWKTFWNSCRTCFYVSDQGSKVFYQPAKR; the protein is encoded by the coding sequence CTGGGCGATCTCTAGCCTACTTTTTTTTAGATATCGGAATTATCACTTTCTTGTATTGGCTGGCTGCAACCCTCAATAGCGCTTGGTTTTTCCCGCTATTTTGGTTTATGCAGGGCACTATGTTCTGGGCACTTTTTGTCGTGGGGCACGATTGTGGTCACCGCTCGTTCTCAAAATACCGATGGTTGAACGATCTGGTCGGTCACCTCAGCCATACGCCGATCTTGGTCCCGTTCCACGGCTGGCGCATTAGCCATCGTACCCACCACGCAAATACAGGCAATGTTGATACCGATGAAAGCTGGCACCCGACTTTAGAGAGCCAGTATGACGAAATGTCTGGGGCGGGTAAGTTTATTCGTTTTTATCTTTTCCTGCTGGCTTATCCCATCTATCTATTTCGCCGGTCACCGGGTAAAACAGGTTCTCACTTTCTGCCTAGTAGTGACTTGTTCCGCCCCAGCGAAAAGTGGGATGTGATCACCAGTACGGTCTGTTGGGGGTTGATGGTGACTCTCTTGGTTGGCTTGGGCATTAAGTTTGGACTTGTCTGGCTGCTGACCTATTATGTGATGCCCTATCTGGTGTTTGTGGTCTGGCTCGATCTGGTGACTTATCTGCACCACACGGTTGAAGATATGCCTTGGTATCGCGGTAATGACTGGTACTTTTTGAAGGGTGCCCTGTCCACTATTGACCAAGATTATGGCTTCTTCAATCCGATTCATCACAACATCGGTACTCATGTAGCTCATCACGTTTTTCTCAGCATCCCTCACTATCATCTGCTAGAGGCGACGGAGGCGATTAAGCCTGTGTTGGGTGAGCACTATCGAGTTGCCAAAGAACCAATCTGGAAGACGTTCTGGAACTCTTGCCGTACTTGCTTCTATGTTTCTGATCAGGGAAGCAAAGTTTTCTATCAGCCTGCTAAGCGCTAG